CAAATTCCGATGGATCGCCCAAGCGCGGCGGAAAGGGAACCTGACGGCCAAGACTATCCTGCGCCTCTTGCGGCAGGCTGGCCATCAGAGGCGTCAGAAAAAGCCCCGGCGCGATTGTCATGACACGAATACCGTAGCGAGCGAACTCGCGTGCTATCGGAAGGGTCATGCCAACGATCCCGCCCTTGGAAGCTGCATAGGCTGCTTGGCCGATCTGACCATCAAAGGCTGCAACCGACGCGGTGTTGATGATGACACCACGCTCCTCGCCCAGAGGATCGGCAGTGTGCAGAGCAGCGGCGAATTTAGAAAGCACATTAAACGAACCAAATAAGTTCACGTTCACGATCGAGCTAAAGTCCTGCAATGCAATTGCGTTTCCCTCCCGATCGATGACTTTCTTGGGCGGACCAATGCCGGCACAGTTCACCAGAATTCGCGCCTTACCATGGAGCCGTTCGGCCTCACCGATTGCAGCCTCTATCTCGCTTTCGTCTGTAACATCAGCCTTGATGAACTTGCCGCCGACCTCTTTGGCCTTCGCCTCGCCGAGTTCAGCATTCAGATCGAAAATAGCGACCTTCGCGCCGGCCTTGGCCAATAGGTCCACTGTAGCACCGCCAAGACCCGAAGATCCTCCCGTAACGATTGCCGCTTGTCCATCGATTTTCATTCCTATCTTCCTTCTTTGATTTCAGGCCGCAGTTTTCACAGATCAGTACTCGTCTCTCAACTTGCG
This sequence is a window from Paracoccus aerodenitrificans. Protein-coding genes within it:
- a CDS encoding SDR family NAD(P)-dependent oxidoreductase, whose amino-acid sequence is MKIDGQAAIVTGGSSGLGGATVDLLAKAGAKVAIFDLNAELGEAKAKEVGGKFIKADVTDESEIEAAIGEAERLHGKARILVNCAGIGPPKKVIDREGNAIALQDFSSIVNVNLFGSFNVLSKFAAALHTADPLGEERGVIINTASVAAFDGQIGQAAYAASKGGIVGMTLPIAREFARYGIRVMTIAPGLFLTPLMASLPQEAQDSLGRQVPFPPRLGDPSEFAQMVGSIVENVMLNGETIRLDGAIRMAPK